One genomic region from Mangifera indica cultivar Alphonso chromosome 17, CATAS_Mindica_2.1, whole genome shotgun sequence encodes:
- the LOC123201040 gene encoding F-box/LRR-repeat protein 15 isoform X2 codes for MKIWCCLCFTEDEEDDDKKRMTLIDDESDGSIEGNEEVQMQFGLALDMFDEPFPDLIAALPESDDMGPHVRRAPRWRPLIRQPRRYEGECSSSGVGDGDGGSDLAIDDLQHKRAKVFSTSPRDYGKNCNIRMGSLVSPANEILYHNYIWNNTSDESPIDPTGGKGDGKENDTLKTEDIEVRMDLTDDLLHLVFSFLDYADLCRAAIVCRQWRAASAHEDFWRCLNFENRKISIEQFEDLCRRYPNATEVNLYGVPAMHLLVMNMVFLRNLESLTLGRYEVGDGFFHALADCSMLKRLDVHDATLGNGAQEILINHDQLCHLELIKCRMMRVSVRCPQLVHLSLKRSNMAQAVLNCPLLSLLDIAACHKLSDAAIRLAVTSCPQLENLDMSNCSCVSDETLREIALSCANLHFLNSSYCPNISLESVRLPMLTVLKLHSCEGITSASMAAISHCYMLEVLELDNCNLLASVSLDLSRLQIIRLVHCRKFVELNLRTIMLSSINVSNCAALNRINIMSDSLQKLSLQKQENLTTLALKCQNLQEVDLTDCESLTNSICEVFRDGGGCPMLKSLILDNCEGLTAVHFCYTSLVSLSLVGCRAITSLELRCPNLENVCLDGCDHLERASFCPVALQSLNLGICPKLKSLTIEASSMAVLELKGCGVLSEASINCPLLTSLDASFCSQLKDDCLSATTTSCPLIKSLILMSCLSIGSDGLYLLQPLSNLTMLDLSYTFLTNLQPVFESCSQLKVLKLQACKYLTDTSLEPLYKKASLPALQELDLSYGTLGQSAIEELLAYCTHLTHVSLNGCVNMHDLNWDSSGCHPLESTVDGLYGIFSHENVHESTQHTDRLLQNLNCVGCPNIRKVLIPPQARCFHLSSLNLSLSANLKEVDVACITLCFLNLSNCCSLEALRLACPKLTSLFLQSCNINEEVVEDAISQCSMLETLDVRSCPKICSMGLGKLRAACPSLKRIFSSLTPA; via the exons ATGAAGATTTGGTGCTGCTTGTGCTTCACCGAGGACGAAGAAGACGACGATAAGAAGAGAATGACGTTAATCGATGACGAATCGGATGGTAGTATCGAAGGTAACGAAGAAGTGCAGATGCAATTTGGGCTTGCTTTGGACATGTTTGATGAGCCGTTCCCCGACTTAATCGCAGCGTTGCCTGAGTCTGATGACATGGGTCCGCATGTGAGGAGGGCTCCCAGGTGGCGCCCGTTGATACGCCAGCCTAGGCGGTATGAGGGCGAGTGTAGTAGTAGTGGCGTAGGCGATGGCGATGGGGGCTCGGATCTTGCAATCGACGACTTACAACATAAGCGGGCCAAAGTGTTTTCTACTTCTCC CCGTGATTATGG caaaaattgtaatattagGATGGGCTCTTTGGTCTCTCCCGCTAATGAAATCCTGTACCACAATTATATTTGGAATAATACCAGTGATGAGAGTCCCATTGACCCTACTGGTGGAAAAGGTGATGGAAAAGAGAATGATACCTTAAAAACAGAAGATATTGAAGTCCGGATGGATCTCACTGATGACTTGTTGCATCTG gttttttctttcttggaCTATGCTGATCTTTGTCGGGCAGCTATTGTTTGTCGGCAGTGGAGAGCAGCTAGTGCTCATGAAGATTTTTGGAGAtgtctaaattttgaaaatcggAAGATATCTATAGAGCAAT TTGAGGATTTATGTCGCCGATATCCAAATGCTACGGAAGTGAATTTATATGGTGTCCCTGCTATGCACTTGCTTGTCATGAATATGGTATTTTTGAG AAATCTTGAATCCTTAACTTTGGGGCGATATGAAGTAGGAGATGGGTTTTTTCATGCTTTAGCAGATTGTAGCATGTTGAAGAGATTAGATGTCCATGATGCTACTCTTGGTAATGGTGCTCAGGAGATACTGATAAACCATGATCAATTGTGTCATCTTGAACTAATAAAGTGCCGAATGATGCGTGTATCCGTAAG gTGCCCACAACTCGTACATTTGTCCTTGAAACGGAGTAACATGGCACAGGCGGTTCTTAATTGTCCCCTTTTGAGTCTCCTTGATATAGCTGCTTGCCACAAGCTTTCTGATGCGGCCATTCGTTTAGCGGTTACTTCATGTCCTCAATTAGAAAATTTAGATATGTCTAATTGTTCATGTGTGAGTGATGAAACACTTCGTGAAATAGCACTCAGTTGTGCTAATCTTCATTTTCTCAATTCGTCGTACTGCCCAAATATATCGCTTGAG TCGGTAAGGCTCCCCATGTTGACAGTTCTTAAGCTTCACAGCTGTGAGGGTATCACGTCAGCTTCAATGGCTGCAATATCTCATTGTTATATGTTGGAG GTTCTGGAGCTTGATAATTGCAATCTTTTGGCATCTGTTTCTTTGGATCTTTCTCGTTTGCAGATTATAAGACTAGTACATTGTCGCAA AtttgttgaattgaatttgCGGACTATCATGCTTTCATCTATAAATGTGTCAAATTGTGCTGCTCTCAACCGTATAAACATCATGTCCGACTCTCTTCAG AAATTATCCTTGCAAAAGCAGGAGAACTTGACAACATTGGCATTGAAGTGCCAGAATCTGCAAGAAGTGGACCTTACAGATTGTGAATCGTTAACTAATTCCATATGTGAAGTGTTTAGAGACGGTGGTGGCTGCCCCATGTTGAAGTCTTTAATTCTTGATAATTGTGAG GGCTTGACAGCAGTGCATTTCTGTTATACATCTTTAGTCAGTCTCTCTCTTGTTGGTTGCCGTGCTATCACATCTCTTGAACTAAGATGCCCCAATCTTGAGAATGTCTGTTTAGATGGCTGTGATCATCTTGAAAGAGCATCATTTTGTCCG GTTGCTTTACAATCGCTCAATCTGGGTATATGCCCCAAGTTGAAGTCACTTACTATTGAAGCATCAAGTATGGCGGTGCTCGAGTTGAAGGGATGTGGTGTTTTGTCAGAAGCATCCATTAACTGTCCTCTTTTAACATCTCTTGATGCTTCTTTTTGCAG TCAACTTAAGGATGATTGCCTGTCTGCAACCACTACTTCATGCCCACTGATTAAATCATTAATACTTATGTCATGCTTATCCATTGGTTCTGATGGACTTTACTTGTTGCAACCGCTTTCAAATTTGACTATGCTTGATTTATCATACACTTTCTTGACAAATTTGCAGCCTGTTTTTGAGTCTTGCTCACAACtgaag GTTTTGAAATTACAAGCATGCAAGTATCTCACTGATACGTCATTGGAACCTCTTTACAAGAAAGCATCACTCCCAGCTCTTCAGGAATTGGACTTGTCTTATGGGACACTTGGCCAGTCGGCTATTGAGGAGCTTCTTGCATATTGTACTCACCTCACTCATGTTAGCTTGAATGGTTGTGTAAATATGCATGACCTAAATTGGGATTCTAGTGGTTGTCATCCTCTGGAATCAACTGTAGATGGCTTATACGGGATTTTTTCTCATGAGAATGTCCATGAATCAACGCAGCATACTGACCGTTTGCTGCAAAATCTCAACTGCGTAGGTTGTCCAAATATTAGGAAAGTTCTCATTCCACCCCAGGCACGCTGTTTCCATTTGTCATCATTGAACCTTTCTCTGTCTGCCAATTTGAAGGAAGTTGATGTTGCTTGTATCACTTTGTGCTTCCTCAATCTGAG CAACTGTTGCTCCTTGGAAGCATTAAGGCTTGCTTGTCCAAAATTAACAAGTCTGTTTCTTCAG TCCTGTAACATCAATGAAGAAGTGGTTGAAGATGCCATATCACAATGTAGCATGCTTGAGACTCTAGATGTTCGTTCTTGTCCAAAG ATATGTTCAATGGGTCTGGGGAAGTTACGTGCAGCATGCCCTAGTTTGAAGCGCATCTTCAGCAGCCTGACACCTGCATAA
- the LOC123201040 gene encoding F-box/LRR-repeat protein 15 isoform X3 — protein sequence MKIWCCLCFTEDEEDDDKKRMTLIDDESDGSIEGNEEVQMQFGLALDMFDEPFPDLIAALPESDDMGPHVRRAPRWRPLIRQPRRYEGECSSSGVGDGDGGSDLAIDDLQHKRAKVFSTSPMGSLVSPANEILYHNYIWNNTSDESPIDPTGGKGDGKENDTLKTEDIEVRMDLTDDLLHLVFSFLDYADLCRAAIVCRQWRAASAHEDFWRCLNFENRKISIEQFEDLCRRYPNATEVNLYGVPAMHLLVMNMVFLRNLESLTLGRYEVGDGFFHALADCSMLKRLDVHDATLGNGAQEILINHDQLCHLELIKCRMMRVSVRCPQLVHLSLKRSNMAQAVLNCPLLSLLDIAACHKLSDAAIRLAVTSCPQLENLDMSNCSCVSDETLREIALSCANLHFLNSSYCPNISLESVRLPMLTVLKLHSCEGITSASMAAISHCYMLEVLELDNCNLLASVSLDLSRLQIIRLVHCRKFVELNLRTIMLSSINVSNCAALNRINIMSDSLQKLSLQKQENLTTLALKCQNLQEVDLTDCESLTNSICEVFRDGGGCPMLKSLILDNCEGLTAVHFCYTSLVSLSLVGCRAITSLELRCPNLENVCLDGCDHLERASFCPVALQSLNLGICPKLKSLTIEASSMAVLELKGCGVLSEASINCPLLTSLDASFCSQLKDDCLSATTTSCPLIKSLILMSCLSIGSDGLYLLQPLSNLTMLDLSYTFLTNLQPVFESCSQLKVLKLQACKYLTDTSLEPLYKKASLPALQELDLSYGTLGQSAIEELLAYCTHLTHVSLNGCVNMHDLNWDSSGCHPLESTVDGLYGIFSHENVHESTQHTDRLLQNLNCVGCPNIRKVLIPPQARCFHLSSLNLSLSANLKEVDVACITLCFLNLSNCCSLEALRLACPKLTSLFLQSCNINEEVVEDAISQCSMLETLDVRSCPKICSMGLGKLRAACPSLKRIFSSLTPA from the exons ATGAAGATTTGGTGCTGCTTGTGCTTCACCGAGGACGAAGAAGACGACGATAAGAAGAGAATGACGTTAATCGATGACGAATCGGATGGTAGTATCGAAGGTAACGAAGAAGTGCAGATGCAATTTGGGCTTGCTTTGGACATGTTTGATGAGCCGTTCCCCGACTTAATCGCAGCGTTGCCTGAGTCTGATGACATGGGTCCGCATGTGAGGAGGGCTCCCAGGTGGCGCCCGTTGATACGCCAGCCTAGGCGGTATGAGGGCGAGTGTAGTAGTAGTGGCGTAGGCGATGGCGATGGGGGCTCGGATCTTGCAATCGACGACTTACAACATAAGCGGGCCAAAGTGTTTTCTACTTCTCC GATGGGCTCTTTGGTCTCTCCCGCTAATGAAATCCTGTACCACAATTATATTTGGAATAATACCAGTGATGAGAGTCCCATTGACCCTACTGGTGGAAAAGGTGATGGAAAAGAGAATGATACCTTAAAAACAGAAGATATTGAAGTCCGGATGGATCTCACTGATGACTTGTTGCATCTG gttttttctttcttggaCTATGCTGATCTTTGTCGGGCAGCTATTGTTTGTCGGCAGTGGAGAGCAGCTAGTGCTCATGAAGATTTTTGGAGAtgtctaaattttgaaaatcggAAGATATCTATAGAGCAAT TTGAGGATTTATGTCGCCGATATCCAAATGCTACGGAAGTGAATTTATATGGTGTCCCTGCTATGCACTTGCTTGTCATGAATATGGTATTTTTGAG AAATCTTGAATCCTTAACTTTGGGGCGATATGAAGTAGGAGATGGGTTTTTTCATGCTTTAGCAGATTGTAGCATGTTGAAGAGATTAGATGTCCATGATGCTACTCTTGGTAATGGTGCTCAGGAGATACTGATAAACCATGATCAATTGTGTCATCTTGAACTAATAAAGTGCCGAATGATGCGTGTATCCGTAAG gTGCCCACAACTCGTACATTTGTCCTTGAAACGGAGTAACATGGCACAGGCGGTTCTTAATTGTCCCCTTTTGAGTCTCCTTGATATAGCTGCTTGCCACAAGCTTTCTGATGCGGCCATTCGTTTAGCGGTTACTTCATGTCCTCAATTAGAAAATTTAGATATGTCTAATTGTTCATGTGTGAGTGATGAAACACTTCGTGAAATAGCACTCAGTTGTGCTAATCTTCATTTTCTCAATTCGTCGTACTGCCCAAATATATCGCTTGAG TCGGTAAGGCTCCCCATGTTGACAGTTCTTAAGCTTCACAGCTGTGAGGGTATCACGTCAGCTTCAATGGCTGCAATATCTCATTGTTATATGTTGGAG GTTCTGGAGCTTGATAATTGCAATCTTTTGGCATCTGTTTCTTTGGATCTTTCTCGTTTGCAGATTATAAGACTAGTACATTGTCGCAA AtttgttgaattgaatttgCGGACTATCATGCTTTCATCTATAAATGTGTCAAATTGTGCTGCTCTCAACCGTATAAACATCATGTCCGACTCTCTTCAG AAATTATCCTTGCAAAAGCAGGAGAACTTGACAACATTGGCATTGAAGTGCCAGAATCTGCAAGAAGTGGACCTTACAGATTGTGAATCGTTAACTAATTCCATATGTGAAGTGTTTAGAGACGGTGGTGGCTGCCCCATGTTGAAGTCTTTAATTCTTGATAATTGTGAG GGCTTGACAGCAGTGCATTTCTGTTATACATCTTTAGTCAGTCTCTCTCTTGTTGGTTGCCGTGCTATCACATCTCTTGAACTAAGATGCCCCAATCTTGAGAATGTCTGTTTAGATGGCTGTGATCATCTTGAAAGAGCATCATTTTGTCCG GTTGCTTTACAATCGCTCAATCTGGGTATATGCCCCAAGTTGAAGTCACTTACTATTGAAGCATCAAGTATGGCGGTGCTCGAGTTGAAGGGATGTGGTGTTTTGTCAGAAGCATCCATTAACTGTCCTCTTTTAACATCTCTTGATGCTTCTTTTTGCAG TCAACTTAAGGATGATTGCCTGTCTGCAACCACTACTTCATGCCCACTGATTAAATCATTAATACTTATGTCATGCTTATCCATTGGTTCTGATGGACTTTACTTGTTGCAACCGCTTTCAAATTTGACTATGCTTGATTTATCATACACTTTCTTGACAAATTTGCAGCCTGTTTTTGAGTCTTGCTCACAACtgaag GTTTTGAAATTACAAGCATGCAAGTATCTCACTGATACGTCATTGGAACCTCTTTACAAGAAAGCATCACTCCCAGCTCTTCAGGAATTGGACTTGTCTTATGGGACACTTGGCCAGTCGGCTATTGAGGAGCTTCTTGCATATTGTACTCACCTCACTCATGTTAGCTTGAATGGTTGTGTAAATATGCATGACCTAAATTGGGATTCTAGTGGTTGTCATCCTCTGGAATCAACTGTAGATGGCTTATACGGGATTTTTTCTCATGAGAATGTCCATGAATCAACGCAGCATACTGACCGTTTGCTGCAAAATCTCAACTGCGTAGGTTGTCCAAATATTAGGAAAGTTCTCATTCCACCCCAGGCACGCTGTTTCCATTTGTCATCATTGAACCTTTCTCTGTCTGCCAATTTGAAGGAAGTTGATGTTGCTTGTATCACTTTGTGCTTCCTCAATCTGAG CAACTGTTGCTCCTTGGAAGCATTAAGGCTTGCTTGTCCAAAATTAACAAGTCTGTTTCTTCAG TCCTGTAACATCAATGAAGAAGTGGTTGAAGATGCCATATCACAATGTAGCATGCTTGAGACTCTAGATGTTCGTTCTTGTCCAAAG ATATGTTCAATGGGTCTGGGGAAGTTACGTGCAGCATGCCCTAGTTTGAAGCGCATCTTCAGCAGCCTGACACCTGCATAA
- the LOC123201040 gene encoding F-box/LRR-repeat protein 15 isoform X6: protein MKIWCCLCFTEDEEDDDKKRMTLIDDESDGSIEGNEEVQMQFGLALDMFDEPFPDLIAALPESDDMGPHVRRAPRWRPLIRQPRRYEGECSSSGVGDGDGGSDLAIDDLQHKRAKVFSTSPRDYGTEMLSDPGGSSSLQDKNCNIRMGSLVSPANEILYHNYIWNNTSDESPIDPTGGKGDGKENDTLKTEDIEVRMDLTDDLLHLVFSFLDYADLCRAAIVCRQWRAASAHEDFWRCLNFENRKISIEQFEDLCRRYPNATEVNLYGVPAMHLLVMNMVFLRNLESLTLGRYEVGDGFFHALADCSMLKRLDVHDATLGNGAQEILINHDQLCHLELIKCRMMRVSVRCPQLVHLSLKRSNMAQAVLNCPLLSLLDIAACHKLSDAAIRLAVTSCPQLENLDMSNCSCVSDETLREIALSCANLHFLNSSYCPNISLESVRLPMLTVLKLHSCEGITSASMAAISHCYMLEVLELDNCNLLASVSLDLSRLQIIRLVHCRKFVELNLRTIMLSSINVSNCAALTSLELRCPNLENVCLDGCDHLERASFCPVALQSLNLGICPKLKSLTIEASSMAVLELKGCGVLSEASINCPLLTSLDASFCSQLKDDCLSATTTSCPLIKSLILMSCLSIGSDGLYLLQPLSNLTMLDLSYTFLTNLQPVFESCSQLKVLKLQACKYLTDTSLEPLYKKASLPALQELDLSYGTLGQSAIEELLAYCTHLTHVSLNGCVNMHDLNWDSSGCHPLESTVDGLYGIFSHENVHESTQHTDRLLQNLNCVGCPNIRKVLIPPQARCFHLSSLNLSLSANLKEVDVACITLCFLNLSNCCSLEALRLACPKLTSLFLQSCNINEEVVEDAISQCSMLETLDVRSCPKICSMGLGKLRAACPSLKRIFSSLTPA from the exons ATGAAGATTTGGTGCTGCTTGTGCTTCACCGAGGACGAAGAAGACGACGATAAGAAGAGAATGACGTTAATCGATGACGAATCGGATGGTAGTATCGAAGGTAACGAAGAAGTGCAGATGCAATTTGGGCTTGCTTTGGACATGTTTGATGAGCCGTTCCCCGACTTAATCGCAGCGTTGCCTGAGTCTGATGACATGGGTCCGCATGTGAGGAGGGCTCCCAGGTGGCGCCCGTTGATACGCCAGCCTAGGCGGTATGAGGGCGAGTGTAGTAGTAGTGGCGTAGGCGATGGCGATGGGGGCTCGGATCTTGCAATCGACGACTTACAACATAAGCGGGCCAAAGTGTTTTCTACTTCTCC CCGTGATTATGGAACAGAAATGCTTTCTGACCCTGGAGGTTCTAGTTCATTGCAAGacaaaaattgtaatattagGATGGGCTCTTTGGTCTCTCCCGCTAATGAAATCCTGTACCACAATTATATTTGGAATAATACCAGTGATGAGAGTCCCATTGACCCTACTGGTGGAAAAGGTGATGGAAAAGAGAATGATACCTTAAAAACAGAAGATATTGAAGTCCGGATGGATCTCACTGATGACTTGTTGCATCTG gttttttctttcttggaCTATGCTGATCTTTGTCGGGCAGCTATTGTTTGTCGGCAGTGGAGAGCAGCTAGTGCTCATGAAGATTTTTGGAGAtgtctaaattttgaaaatcggAAGATATCTATAGAGCAAT TTGAGGATTTATGTCGCCGATATCCAAATGCTACGGAAGTGAATTTATATGGTGTCCCTGCTATGCACTTGCTTGTCATGAATATGGTATTTTTGAG AAATCTTGAATCCTTAACTTTGGGGCGATATGAAGTAGGAGATGGGTTTTTTCATGCTTTAGCAGATTGTAGCATGTTGAAGAGATTAGATGTCCATGATGCTACTCTTGGTAATGGTGCTCAGGAGATACTGATAAACCATGATCAATTGTGTCATCTTGAACTAATAAAGTGCCGAATGATGCGTGTATCCGTAAG gTGCCCACAACTCGTACATTTGTCCTTGAAACGGAGTAACATGGCACAGGCGGTTCTTAATTGTCCCCTTTTGAGTCTCCTTGATATAGCTGCTTGCCACAAGCTTTCTGATGCGGCCATTCGTTTAGCGGTTACTTCATGTCCTCAATTAGAAAATTTAGATATGTCTAATTGTTCATGTGTGAGTGATGAAACACTTCGTGAAATAGCACTCAGTTGTGCTAATCTTCATTTTCTCAATTCGTCGTACTGCCCAAATATATCGCTTGAG TCGGTAAGGCTCCCCATGTTGACAGTTCTTAAGCTTCACAGCTGTGAGGGTATCACGTCAGCTTCAATGGCTGCAATATCTCATTGTTATATGTTGGAG GTTCTGGAGCTTGATAATTGCAATCTTTTGGCATCTGTTTCTTTGGATCTTTCTCGTTTGCAGATTATAAGACTAGTACATTGTCGCAA AtttgttgaattgaatttgCGGACTATCATGCTTTCATCTATAAATGTGTCAAATTGTGCTGCTC TCACATCTCTTGAACTAAGATGCCCCAATCTTGAGAATGTCTGTTTAGATGGCTGTGATCATCTTGAAAGAGCATCATTTTGTCCG GTTGCTTTACAATCGCTCAATCTGGGTATATGCCCCAAGTTGAAGTCACTTACTATTGAAGCATCAAGTATGGCGGTGCTCGAGTTGAAGGGATGTGGTGTTTTGTCAGAAGCATCCATTAACTGTCCTCTTTTAACATCTCTTGATGCTTCTTTTTGCAG TCAACTTAAGGATGATTGCCTGTCTGCAACCACTACTTCATGCCCACTGATTAAATCATTAATACTTATGTCATGCTTATCCATTGGTTCTGATGGACTTTACTTGTTGCAACCGCTTTCAAATTTGACTATGCTTGATTTATCATACACTTTCTTGACAAATTTGCAGCCTGTTTTTGAGTCTTGCTCACAACtgaag GTTTTGAAATTACAAGCATGCAAGTATCTCACTGATACGTCATTGGAACCTCTTTACAAGAAAGCATCACTCCCAGCTCTTCAGGAATTGGACTTGTCTTATGGGACACTTGGCCAGTCGGCTATTGAGGAGCTTCTTGCATATTGTACTCACCTCACTCATGTTAGCTTGAATGGTTGTGTAAATATGCATGACCTAAATTGGGATTCTAGTGGTTGTCATCCTCTGGAATCAACTGTAGATGGCTTATACGGGATTTTTTCTCATGAGAATGTCCATGAATCAACGCAGCATACTGACCGTTTGCTGCAAAATCTCAACTGCGTAGGTTGTCCAAATATTAGGAAAGTTCTCATTCCACCCCAGGCACGCTGTTTCCATTTGTCATCATTGAACCTTTCTCTGTCTGCCAATTTGAAGGAAGTTGATGTTGCTTGTATCACTTTGTGCTTCCTCAATCTGAG CAACTGTTGCTCCTTGGAAGCATTAAGGCTTGCTTGTCCAAAATTAACAAGTCTGTTTCTTCAG TCCTGTAACATCAATGAAGAAGTGGTTGAAGATGCCATATCACAATGTAGCATGCTTGAGACTCTAGATGTTCGTTCTTGTCCAAAG ATATGTTCAATGGGTCTGGGGAAGTTACGTGCAGCATGCCCTAGTTTGAAGCGCATCTTCAGCAGCCTGACACCTGCATAA